The genomic DNA GCTTCGCCTCTTTGTCGATCCGTTTTTCCCCAACTTTGAGGACAGCGCTCGACGCCCGGCTGTACTCGTCGACGCTCCCGATATCGCGCCAGTTCCCGGCCGCGATATAACCAAAGATCGGGACTTTTTTAGACAGGAGGAGCGGGAACAAATCAAGGCTAAAATCAAATGAACGGCCGGCGGGGATCAGGGAAACTATTTCCGGCTCGATTATATACATCCCGCAGTTGACCGTGTCGGAAAAGATCTCGCTCCAGGACGGTTTTTCCAGAAAATACTTGACGCTGCCGTCGCTGTTAAGGATCACAATGCCGTATTGCAGAGGATTGGGGACCCGGGTCAAAACAATGGTCACCTGGGCGTGCTTTTCTTTGTGGTAAGCGACCGCCGCTTTAAGATCGAAATCGGACAGGACATCCGAGCTCATCACCAGAAAGGTCTCTTTGACGTCGACCGCCGCCAGACGGACCGCCCCCGCGGTGCCGTAATCGTCTTTTGCCTCGATATAGCTGATCTTTTGGCCAAATTTTGAGCCGTTGCCGAAATATTTTTTGATAACCTCCGGCTGATGATAAAGAAGGGCGGTCACATCATCAAAGTCGTTTTGCTTAAGCAGTTCCATGGTAAATTGCATGAGCGGCCGGTTAGCAACCGGGACCATAGGCTTGGGGATATTAACCGTTAAGGGATGGAGCCTGGTCCCCAGCCCGCCCGCCAATACTATCGCCTTCATGCGTAAACCCGGTAATCGATCTGCTGGAAAATATTGTCTTTATATTCGATATCGGCCAGCCATGGTTCGTCCAGAGAATTATTATTGATCTGTTCATACAGCCGGGTGAAACGCTCCAAATGATCGTTGGTCCTCTTGACCGCGTAAGAAACGCAGGTCCCGGTCTTCATAATGAAAGCCCAATCGGACGATTGGGCCAAAAGCAGTTCTCTCGCCGCCTGGTTCAATCCCCGGCGCAAAAGGCCGCCGGAATCGGGAAAACGCTTGGCCAGCTCGACCATCCGGTCGGCCGCTTTGTGCAGATGCCGATAGATCCAGTCGTTTGAACCCTCCAGCCAATACTCGCTGTATCCCTTCCATCCCCAGGAAGAAAACGACGGAGTAACCACCTGATTCTTCGGGTTATGGTCCAGGTATTCCATAAGCGTGATCGGCTTAACAACCTCCTGGTCATAGTGCATCTTGCGAAAAAGGAAATTAAGCCAATCCGGACCTTCGTACCACCAGTGGCCGTAAAGCTCGGCGTCATAAGGGGAGACAACGATCGGGCGCCGGCCGAGAAAATCGTGCAGGTGCTCAACCTGCTTGGCCCGGTTGAAAAGAAAATTGCCGGCATGGTCTGCCGCCCGGTCGAGGGCCCGTTGCCTTACGTAAGGCTGTTTTTGCGAAAGATCGACCCGGCCGGTTATCCGGTAATATTTGATCCCGGTGTTGATCCTGGTTCCGTCGGTATGAATGTACGGACGGATATAGTCGTAATCCAGATCGAACCCGATATCGCGGTAAAACTCGCGGTAGTTGTAATCACCCGGATACCCCTCGTTGGCGCTCCAGACCGCTTTGGACGACTCCATATCCCGGCCAAACGCGGCGACACCGGAGCGGCAATAGACCGGGGCAAATACCCCGTATTTTGGGCGGGGCGTGCCGTGCAGTATCCCGTGGGTGTCGACCAGAAAAAACCTTATCCCTTCTTCTTTCAAGATCTCGTCCAAACCGGGATAATAACCGCATTCCGGAAGCCAGATCCCGCGCGGCCGGCGGTCAAACATCGTCTGGTAATGTGCCGCCGCTACTTTGATCTGCGCTCTGACCGCGTTGGGATTGCTTTCCATTAACGGCAGAAAGCCGTGGGTCGCGCCGCAGGTAATGATCTCCAGTTTCCCCAGATCCTGGAATTTTTTGAAAGCGTAAATCAAATTACGATTGTATTTATTTAGAAAGCGATCGCGGCAATCAATGAAAAGATCGTGGTACATTTGCGCCAATGCCTGGTATTCCGGCTGCCAGCGGGTCCGTTCCATTTCCCGGCCGGAAAGCTCGATCAAACCGTCAATATGTTTGACGTACCGGTCCTGGAGAAGCGGGTCCATCAGCATTGAACCAAGACTTGGCGTAAGGGACATGGTCAAACGGAAATCGACCCCGTCGTTGACCAACCCTTCAAAGACTTTGAGCAGCGGGATGTAGGTTTCGGTGATCGCTTCAAAAAGCCAGTCTTCCTCAAGAAAGTCGTCATGCTCAGGGTGCCTGACAAAAGGGAGGTGGGCGTGCAGGACCAGCGCTAAATATCCTTTTTCCATTGGATTATTCGGTTCTTCTTTCGACCTTGGGGGTTATTTGCCGGCGTTCTGCTCCGTCGTCCCTGATCGCTTCGATCGGGATCACCTGATCGCCGTCCGGCAGGGAAAAGCGGAGGCTAAAAGTACCGTCATCGCGCAGGTCGATCTTTCTCCCCTGCACGGTTAATGTGGCGCTTGGTTCGGTCGCCCCGTAAACGATCAATTCACAATTAGCTGTCAACCAGAACGGCCGTTCCGGCAACGATGCCCTGGCCGACCCGGAAGAGACCCAGCCAGAGCCCGACTCTTCTAAAAAGCGCTTCTTCACCAACTCTCTTATTTCTTGGGAACCTTTCCCTATGCCAAACCCGCCGGAAAGTGAATAGATCTTTTCCCAATCGGGGATCATCCATTCCTCATCGATAAGATCCGACATCCGGTCAAGCGGCATGGTGATCCAGTTGGAGCGGGCGGCAGCAATAAACCGGCCGTCTGGCAGAAGAAACCCTATATCGACGCAATAGGTCCGATTGGGCGCCGGAACCTTTATATACCAGCTGGCGGAGCCGGCAGTCAATTGAATGTCAAAGTAATTCCAGTTCTCGGTATCATAGACTCTCAAGACCTCTTTTGACCGCGAGAAAAGATCGCCTCCAACCATCTGGCCGATCTCATCGCGCCGCCGGCTGCTCACTTCCCAATAGGCAAAGAACCAGTAAGGATCGCGGACCATCGCCACGATCCGGTTGTCTCCGTAGCTTGCCGGGAGCTCAAATTCGCGCTCTGTTTCAAACTTCCGCATTACCGGGCCGGTGTAATATTTGGCC from Candidatus Margulisiibacteriota bacterium includes the following:
- a CDS encoding DUF1957 domain-containing protein is translated as MEKGYLALVLHAHLPFVRHPEHDDFLEEDWLFEAITETYIPLLKVFEGLVNDGVDFRLTMSLTPSLGSMLMDPLLQDRYVKHIDGLIELSGREMERTRWQPEYQALAQMYHDLFIDCRDRFLNKYNRNLIYAFKKFQDLGKLEIITCGATHGFLPLMESNPNAVRAQIKVAAAHYQTMFDRRPRGIWLPECGYYPGLDEILKEEGIRFFLVDTHGILHGTPRPKYGVFAPVYCRSGVAAFGRDMESSKAVWSANEGYPGDYNYREFYRDIGFDLDYDYIRPYIHTDGTRINTGIKYYRITGRVDLSQKQPYVRQRALDRAADHAGNFLFNRAKQVEHLHDFLGRRPIVVSPYDAELYGHWWYEGPDWLNFLFRKMHYDQEVVKPITLMEYLDHNPKNQVVTPSFSSWGWKGYSEYWLEGSNDWIYRHLHKAADRMVELAKRFPDSGGLLRRGLNQAARELLLAQSSDWAFIMKTGTCVSYAVKRTNDHLERFTRLYEQINNNSLDEPWLADIEYKDNIFQQIDYRVYA
- a CDS encoding DUF4912 domain-containing protein; the protein is MPRKKKVITATTIITRKKTARKKSPAKKLNALAAARPKKKPRTKKIKPPIIPSGPKVEEAKYYTGPVMRKFETEREFELPASYGDNRIVAMVRDPYWFFAYWEVSSRRRDEIGQMVGGDLFSRSKEVLRVYDTENWNYFDIQLTAGSASWYIKVPAPNRTYCVDIGFLLPDGRFIAAARSNWITMPLDRMSDLIDEEWMIPDWEKIYSLSGGFGIGKGSQEIRELVKKRFLEESGSGWVSSGSARASLPERPFWLTANCELIVYGATEPSATLTVQGRKIDLRDDGTFSLRFSLPDGDQVIPIEAIRDDGAERRQITPKVERRTE